One genomic segment of Salarias fasciatus chromosome 8, fSalaFa1.1, whole genome shotgun sequence includes these proteins:
- the LOC115393530 gene encoding lethal(2) giant larvae protein homolog 2-like has protein sequence MKRFRRHGHESHRDRLKQELFQFNKTVEHGFPHQPSALGFSPSLQLLAIGTRSGAIKLYGAPGVEFMGLHDENAAVTQVHFMNHQVELVTLLDDNSLHMWTLRGHKGQSELLEIGRFMLTGPPGAPPSVTRVTAVLAHSSGELLLLGTEGGHVFVVEVPGFRELEERNISLDQVSSSVPDDYIGRRNLEHVEALQENPVDPNQVVLGYGRGLMVIWDLQRQRAVQHIPATQQLESVWWTEDGSFLLSSHSDGSFCRWAVGVEDEKDDEEKSDIPYGHFPCKAISKIVQLPTADGPPFLLFSGGMPRASYGDRHCITVIHGKTHVALDFTSRIIDFFVIRDGAKHTGDPRALVVLVEEELVVLDLQTEGWPVIQTPYLVPLHSSAITCSHHVSSIPLKLWERLLAAGELQSRHYSKKPWPIIGGQNLGADPPQRDLLLTGHEDGSVRFWDASGVCLSPMYKLSTAGVFHTDSDPNDNMNQGPEGEWPPFRKVGCFDPYSDDPRLGVQKIHLCKYSGYLTVAGTAGQILVLELNDEAAEQTVEATVVDLLQGQEGFRWKGHARLDVREEPVLFPPGFQPFALVQCQPPAVVTALTLHSEWKLAAFGTSHGFGLFDYQQKTNVFIKCTLNPGDQLAMEGPLSRVKSIKKSLRQSFRRIRRSRVSLRKHHANNASKLQEANARLEAELAEMELAPVQRKIEARSSDDSFTGLVRTLYFADTFLSDSSHSTPSLWAGTNGGCVFAYMLRLPPVEHRADEPVTAQQAKEIQLMHRAPVVGLVVLDGQGAPLPEPLEVAHDLARSADMQGSHHLVVVSEEQFKVFTLPKLGAKTKLKLTAVDGSRVRRVGVAYFGSSRTEDYGESGLVVLTNQGDVHVVSLPHVKMQVQYPCIRKEDVSGIASCVFTKHGQGFYLISPSEFERFSLSARLVVEPRCLVELPLGSASKQRLNSNRSRIQSEDAESAARRVMEHALLNDEQVLQEIQKSLEGDQTSFLENNVKSVAS, from the exons ATGAAGAGGTTCAGACGGCACGGCCACGAGTCCCACAGGGACCGGCTCAAACAGGAGCTCTTCCAGTTCAACAAG ACGGTGGAACATGGCTTCCCCCACCAGCCCAGTGCCCTGGGCTTCAGCCCGTCTCTACAGCTGCTCGCCATCGGGACTCGTTCTGGAGCCATCAAACT GTATGGAGCTCCAGGTGTGGAGTTTATGGGTCTGCATGACGAGAACGCTGCCGTCACACAGGTTCACTTCATGAACCACCag gtggagctggtgaCTCTGCTGGATGACAACAGTCTCCACATGTGGACATTAAGAGGACACAAAGGACAGTCGGAGCTTCTGGAGATCGGGCGCTTCATGTTGACGGGACCGCCTGG GGCGCCCCCCAGTGTGACCCGGGTCACAGCCGTCCTGGCTCACTCCTcgggagagctgctgctgctgggcacCGAAGGGGGACACGTCTTCGTCGTGGAGGTTCCAGGGTTccgagagctggaggagaggaacaTCAGCCTGGACCAGGTGTCCAGCAG CGTTCCGGACGACTACATCGGCCGGAGGAACCTGGAGCACGTGGAGGCGCTGCAGGAGAACCCGGTGGACCCGAACCAGGTGGTCCTGGGCTACGGCCGAGGGCTGATGGTCATCTGGGATCTGCAGAGGCAGCGGGCCGTCCAGCACATCCCCGCCAcacag cagctggagagcgtCTGGTGGACGGAGGACGGAAGCTTCCTGCTCAGCTCCCACAGTGACGGGAGTTTCTGCCGCTGGGCGGTCGGAGTGGAGGACGAGAAGGACGACGAGGAGAAGTCTGACATTCCCTACG GACATTTTCCCTGCAAGGCCATTTCTAAAATCGTCCAGCTGCCGACAGCAGACGG GCCCCCGTTCCTGCTGTTCAGCGGCGGCATGCCCAGAGCCAGCTACGGAGACCGCCACTGCATCACCGTCATCCACGGGAAGACCCACGTGGCTCTGGACTTCACCTCCAGGATCATCGACTTCTTCGTCATCCGAGACGGAGCCAAGCACACGG GAGACCCCCGTGccctggtggtgctggtggaggaggagctggtggtCCTGGACCTGCAGACGGAGGGCTGGCCCGTCATCCAGACCCCCTACCTGGTCCCGCTGCACAGCTCGGCCATCACCTGCTCCCACCACGTCTCCTCCATCCCCCTCAAGCTGTGGGAGCGGCTGCTGGCGGCGGGCGAGCTGCAGTCCCGACACTACTCCAAGAAG CCCTGGCCAATAATCGGAGGTCAGAACCTGGGAGCAGATCCACCACAGAGAGACCTGCTGCTGAcggg ACACGAGGACGGGTCGGTCCGGTTCTGGGACGCCTCTGGAGTGTGTCTGTCTCCGATGTACAAGCTGAGCACGGCGGGGGTCTTCCACACCGACTCGGACCCCAACGACAACATGAACCAGGGCCCCGAGGGAGAGTGGCCCCCCTTCAGGAAG GTGGGCTGTTTCGACCCGTACAGTGACGACCCCCGTCTGGGGGTCCAGAAGATCCACCTGTGTAAATACAGCGGCTACCTGACGGTGGCCGGCACGGCGGGACAG atcctggtcctggagctgAACGACGAGGCGGCCGAGCAGACGGTGGAGGCCACAGTGGTGGACCTGCTGCAGGGCCAGGAGGGCTTCCGCTGGAAG GGCCACGCCCGGCTGGACGTGCGCGAGGAGCCGGTGCTGTTCCCGCCGGGCTTCCAGCCCTTCGCCCTGGTGCAGTGCCAGCCGCCCGCCGTGGTCACCGCCCTCACGCTGCACTCGGAGTGGAAGCTGGCGGCGTTCGGGACCAGCCACGGCTTCGGCCTGTTCGACTACCAGCAGAAGACCAACGTCTTCATCAA ATGCACGCTGAACCCCGGGGACCAGCTGGCCATGGAGGGTCCTCTGTCCCGAGTCAAGAGCATCAAGAAGTCCCTGCGGCAGTCCTTCAGGAGGATCCGGCGCAGCAGAGTGTCTCTGAGGAAGCACCACGCCAACAACGCCTCCAAG CTGCAGGAGGCCAACGCCcgcctggaggcggagctggcgGAGATGGAGCTGGCCCCCGTCCAGAGGAAGATCGAGGCCCGCTCCTCCGACGACTCCTTCACCGGCCTCGTCCGGACGCTCTACTTCGCAGACACCTTCCTCTCAGACA GCTCACACAGCACGCCCTCCCTGTGGGCGGGGACAAACGGCGGCTGTGTCTTTGCGTACATGCTGCGTCTTCCTCCAGTCGAGCACCGAGCGGACGAACCCGTCACCGCACAGCAAG CCAAGGAGATCCAGCTGATGCACCGCGCCCCGGTGGTGGGCCTGGTGGTCCTGGACGGGCAGGGCGCCCCGCTGCCCGAGCCCCTGGAGGTGGCCCACGACCTGGCCCGCTCGGCCGACATGCAGGGCTcgcaccacctggtggtggtCTCCGAGGAGCAGTTCAAG GTCTTCACCCTGCCCAAGCTCGGCGCCAAGACGAAGCTGAAGCTGACGGCGGTGGACGGCTCCCGGGTGCGGCGGGTGGGCGTGGCCTACTTCGGGAGCAGCCGGACGGAGGACTACGGCGAGAGCGGCCTGGTGGTCCTGACCAATCAGGGCGACGTCCACGTGGTGTCCCTGCCCCACGTCAAGATGCAGGTTCAATACCCCTGCATCCGCAAGGAGGACGTGAGCGGCATCGCGTCCTGCGTGTTCACCAAGCACGgccagg ggTTCTACCTGATCTCTCCGTCGGAGTTCGAGCGCTTCTCGCTGTCGGCCCGCCTGGTGGTGGAGCCTCGCTGCCTGGTGGAGCTTCCTCTCGGCTCCGCCTCCAAGCAGCGGCTCAACTCCAACAG GTCCAGGATCCAGAGCGAGGACGCAG AGAGCGCTGCTCGCCGTGTTATGGAGCATGCTTTACTGAATGACGAGC AGGTCCTGCAGGAGATCCAGAAGTCTCTAGAAGGAGATCAGAC GTCCTTCCTGGAGAACAATGTGAAGAGCGTTGCGTCCTGA
- the LOC115393450 gene encoding galactokinase-like isoform X2 codes for MACSIPTVADLLAEARLLFGQVFGGDVPHVAACAPGRVNLIGEHTDYNQGVVLPMALPLVTVVVGRRTPGPGVTVVTGTKDADEPHRVDLVLPPGGAPLPPGSPRWANYVKGVVEHYRGPVQGFRAVVVSSVPLGGGLSSSASLEVAFYTFLQQLEPDDGDLVSKAVACQQAEHSHAGVPCGIMDQFVSVLGREGHALLIDCRSLEFSPVPLSDPDLVILITNSNVKHSLTGSEYPSRRRQCEEAASALGRRSLREASMEELEDARPRMDAVTFRRARHVIEEIRRTLDAVEALRRGAYQEFGRLMVESHNSLRDLFEVSCIELDQLVAAALEVEGVYGSRMTGGGFGGCTVTLLEARAVDRTVLHLQERFSGTPTFYVTTPSEGARALALS; via the exons ATGGCCTGTTCGATTCCCACCGTGGCGGACCTGCTGGCGGAGGCGCGGCTCCTGTTCGGTCAGGTGTTCGGAGGAGACGTCCCGCACGTGGCGGCGTGCGCCCCGGGGAGAGTCAACCTGATCGGGGAGCACACCGACTACAACCAGGGGGTGGTGCTCCCGATG GCGTTGCCCCTGGTTACCGTGGTGGTGGGGAGGCGGACCCCGGGCCCGGGCGTTACCGTGGTAACAGGGACGAAGGATGCGGACGAGCCCCACAgggtggacctggtcctgcCCCCCGGCGGCGCCCCGCTGCCCCCGGGGTCGCCCCGCTGGGCCAACTACGTGAAGGGCGTGGTGGAACATTACCGAG GTCCGGTCCAGGGCTTCAGAGCGGTGGTGGTCAGCAGCGTGCCGCTGGGCGGAGGTCTGTCCAGCTCCGCCTCTCTGGAGGTGGCCTTCTACACCTTCCTGCAGCAGCTAGAGCCAG ATGACGGAGACCTGGTGTCCAAAGCTGTGGCCTGCCAGCAGGCGGAGCACAGCCACGCCGGCGTCCCCTGTGGCATCATGGACCAGTTTGTGTCGGTTCTGGGTCGGGAGGGCCACGCTCTGCTCATCGACTGCCG GTCTCTGGAGTtctcccccgtccccctctCGGACCCCGACCTCGTCATCCTCATCACCAACTCCAACGTGAAGCACTCCCTGACGGGCAGCGAGTATCCCAGCAGGCGGAGGCAGTGCGAGGAGGCCGCCTCCGCCCTGGGGAGGCGGAGCCTGAGGGAGGCCagcatggaggagctggagg ACGCCCGGCCCCGGATGGACGCCGTCACCTTCCGCCGCGCTCGCCACGTGATCGAGGAGATCCGCCGGACGCTGGACGCCGTGGAGGCGCTGAGACGAGGAGCCTACCAGGAGTTCGGCAGACTGATGGTGGAGAGCCACAACTCTCTGAG ggaCCTGTTCGAGGTGAGCTGCATCGAGCTGGACCAGCTGGTGGCGGCCGCCTTGGAGGTGGAGGGCGTGTACGGCAGCCGCATGACGGGCGGAGGCTTCGGCGGCTGCACCGTCACCCTGCTGGAGGCCCGGGCCGTGGACCGGAccgtcctccacctgcag GAGCGATTCAGCGGGACTCCCACTTTCTACGTGACGACTCCGTCAGAAGGAGCTCGAGCGCTGGCCCTGTCCTGA
- the LOC115393450 gene encoding galactokinase-like isoform X1 — MACSIPTVADLLAEARLLFGQVFGGDVPHVAACAPGRVNLIGEHTDYNQGVVLPMALPLVTVVVGRRTPGPGVTVVTGTKDADEPHRVDLVLPPGGAPLPPGSPRWANYVKGVVEHYRGPVQGFRAVVVSSVPLGGGLSSSASLEVAFYTFLQQLEPDDGDLVSKAVACQQAEHSHAGVPCGIMDQFVSVLGREGHALLIDCRSLEFSPVPLSDPDLVILITNSNVKHSLTGSEYPSRRRQCEEAASALGRRSLREASMEELEDARPRMDAVTFRRARHVIEEIRRTLDAVEALRRGAYQEFGRLMVESHNSLRDLFEVSCIELDQLVAAALEVEGVYGSRMTGGGFGGCTVTLLEARAVDRTVLHLQVRLLHYNLRHGPENYELRTCSVRAFAVDLFCTWRAFLALLCERFCYRTSQGAARPHPCDPGGSRLRLEWAPRPDQLPQDQYDKQRYRGLAVRDAEAAAAADDVPLGPRPVGDMQSFLEELLKVSLAEGFRVDLASPDPADVLHCASLRLVKG, encoded by the exons ATGGCCTGTTCGATTCCCACCGTGGCGGACCTGCTGGCGGAGGCGCGGCTCCTGTTCGGTCAGGTGTTCGGAGGAGACGTCCCGCACGTGGCGGCGTGCGCCCCGGGGAGAGTCAACCTGATCGGGGAGCACACCGACTACAACCAGGGGGTGGTGCTCCCGATG GCGTTGCCCCTGGTTACCGTGGTGGTGGGGAGGCGGACCCCGGGCCCGGGCGTTACCGTGGTAACAGGGACGAAGGATGCGGACGAGCCCCACAgggtggacctggtcctgcCCCCCGGCGGCGCCCCGCTGCCCCCGGGGTCGCCCCGCTGGGCCAACTACGTGAAGGGCGTGGTGGAACATTACCGAG GTCCGGTCCAGGGCTTCAGAGCGGTGGTGGTCAGCAGCGTGCCGCTGGGCGGAGGTCTGTCCAGCTCCGCCTCTCTGGAGGTGGCCTTCTACACCTTCCTGCAGCAGCTAGAGCCAG ATGACGGAGACCTGGTGTCCAAAGCTGTGGCCTGCCAGCAGGCGGAGCACAGCCACGCCGGCGTCCCCTGTGGCATCATGGACCAGTTTGTGTCGGTTCTGGGTCGGGAGGGCCACGCTCTGCTCATCGACTGCCG GTCTCTGGAGTtctcccccgtccccctctCGGACCCCGACCTCGTCATCCTCATCACCAACTCCAACGTGAAGCACTCCCTGACGGGCAGCGAGTATCCCAGCAGGCGGAGGCAGTGCGAGGAGGCCGCCTCCGCCCTGGGGAGGCGGAGCCTGAGGGAGGCCagcatggaggagctggagg ACGCCCGGCCCCGGATGGACGCCGTCACCTTCCGCCGCGCTCGCCACGTGATCGAGGAGATCCGCCGGACGCTGGACGCCGTGGAGGCGCTGAGACGAGGAGCCTACCAGGAGTTCGGCAGACTGATGGTGGAGAGCCACAACTCTCTGAG ggaCCTGTTCGAGGTGAGCTGCATCGAGCTGGACCAGCTGGTGGCGGCCGCCTTGGAGGTGGAGGGCGTGTACGGCAGCCGCATGACGGGCGGAGGCTTCGGCGGCTGCACCGTCACCCTGCTGGAGGCCCGGGCCGTGGACCGGAccgtcctccacctgcag GTGCGTCTTCTCCACTATAACTTGCGCCACGGGCCGGAAAACTACGAGCTGCGCACGTGCTCGGTTCGAGCGTTCGCCGTCGACCTGTTTTGTACCTGGAGGGCCTTTCTGGCTCTGCTCTGCGAGCGGTTCTGCTACAGGACGTCCCAGGGCGCCGCCCGGCCTCACCCGTGCGACCCTGGAGGGAGCCGCCTGAGGCTGGAGTGGGCGCCGAGGCCCGACCAGCTCCCGCAGGACCAGTACGACAAGCAGCGCTACCGCGGGCTGGCCGTGCGCGacgccgaggcggcggcggcggcggacgacGTCCCGCTGGGCCCCCGCCCCGTCGGCGACATGCAGAgcttcctggaggagctgctgaaggtgTCTCTGGCCGAAGGGTTCCGGGTGGACCTGGCCTCGCCGGACCCGGCCGACGTCCTCCACTGCGCTTCGCTCCGACTGGTGAAGGGCTGA
- the LOC115393452 gene encoding 1-phosphatidylinositol 4,5-bisphosphate phosphodiesterase delta-3-A-like yields the protein MLGSRKKEAPRGKNGAGTSELKAIDPLRNLGVQDDEDVKRMLQGSSMVKVRSPRWQKRRTLRLLEDGVTVWCQSHKTSSRAKEQQSFSVTEVECVRRGCQSEALRRMSGSPMEARCLTVVFKGSRRSLDLLCQSPEEAEQWSRGIRTLQDRVSNMSHKDKLNHWIHSFLSRADQNHDDKMSYDEVTTLLQMINIDLSEQYARSLFQKCDRSGDGRLDHGEIEEFCRELLRRPELDAVFLRYSANGCVLSTADLMEFLREQNEDASLVHAQSLILTYELNQWAQKNHFMTPNGFTMYMLSKENCVLDPDHARVQQDMRRPLSHYFISSSHNTYLTKDQLTGDSSVEPYIRALNGGCRCVELDCWDGDKGEPVIYHGHTLTSKVPFVDVVQTINEFAFKASPFPLILSLENHCSVEQQAVMARQLQCILGDKLLSRPLDGLDSRYLPSPEDLRGKILVKGKKHRVEEEDLSCSSSDLSSSDEEAGRSDGRTRKKKEEDQKPAVSKLSPELSDLVVYTRSVPFRGFQQASRSPASDMSSFSESEALRHAKDSGTQFVRHNSQHLSRVYPSGQRLQSSNYNPQDMWNAGCQIVALNFQTPGEPMDLNQGRFLQNGRCGYVLKPPFMCHHETTFNPENVGGGPGHKPALLTVRVISAQQLPKPEWDKPSSIVDPQVWVEVHGVPIDNNKKKTHHVDNNGFSPRWDCTFNFTVHVPDLALVRFMVEDHDYTSSNDFLGQFTLPFCSLRTGYRHVRLLKLDGSSISPASLFVHIKITACSSAPSKSSTGSPAKATTKRP from the exons ATGCTGGGCAGCAGGAAGAAAGAAGCCCCCCGGGGGAAGAACGGAGCCGGGACGTCCGAGCTGAAGGCCATCGACCCTCTGAGGAACCTGG GAGTCCAGGACGACGAGGACGTGAAGCGGATGCTGCAGGGCTCCAGCATGGTGAAG GTCCGGTCGCCTCGCTGGCAGAAGAGACGGAcgctgaggctgctggaggacggcgtCACCGTCTGGTGTCAGTCCCACAAGACGTCCAGCCGggccaaagagcagcagtcct TCTCCGTCACGGAGGTGGAGTGCGTCCGCCGGGGCTGCCAGTCGGAGGCGCTGAGGCGGATGTCGGGCTCGCCGATGGAGGCCCGCTGCCTGACGGTGGTCTTCAAGGGGAGCCGGAGGAGTCTGGACCTGCTGTGCCAGAgcccggaggaggcggagcagtgGAGCCGGGGAATCCGGACCCTGCAGGACCGGGTCAGCAACATGAGCCACAAGGACAAGCTGAACCA CTGGATCCATTCCTTCCTGAGCCGGGCCGACCAGAACCACGACGACAAGATGAGCTACGACGAGGTGACGACGCTGCTGCAGATGATCAACATCGACCTGAGCGAGCAGTACGCCCGGAGCCTCTTCCAG aagTGTGACCGTTCGGGCGACGGGCGTCTGGACCACGGGGAGATCGAGGAGTTCTGCCGGGAGCTGCTGAGGAGACCCGAGCTGGACGCCGTCTTCCTGCGGTACTCAGCTAACGGCTGCGTTCTGTCCACCGCCGACCtgatggagttcctcagggagCAGAACGAGGACGCCTCGCTCGTCCACGCCCAGAGTCTCATACTCACCTACGAACTCAACCAGTGGG CTCAGAAGAACCACTTCATGACCCCCAACGGGTTCACCATGTACATGCTGTCCAAGGAGAACTGTGTCCTGGACCCGGACCACGcccgagtccagcaggacatgAGGAGGCCGCTGTCCCACTACTTCATCTCCTCGTCCCACAACACCTACCTCACCAAGGACCAGCTGACCGGGGACAGCAGCGTGGAGCCCTACATCCG GGCCCTGAACGGGGGCTGCCGCTGTGTGGAGCTGGACTGTTGGGATGGAGATAAAGGAGAACCGGTCATCTACCACGGACACACCCTGACCTCCAAGGTTCCGTTTGTGGACGTGGTCCAGACCATCAATGAGTTCGCTTTCAAG GCCTCGCCGTTCCCCCTCATCCTGTCCCTGGAGAACCACTGCTCCGTGGAGCAGCAGGCCGTCATGGCCCGCCAGCTGCAATGCATCCTGGGGGACAAGCTGCTGTCCCGGCCCCTGGACGGCCTGGACTCCCGCTACCTGCCGTCCCCCGAG gaccTTAGAGGTAAGATCCTGGTGAAGGGGAAGAAGcacagggtggaggaggaggacttgtcctgcagctcctcggaCCTCAGCTCCTCGGACGAGGAGGCGGGCCGGTCCGACGGGAGgaccaggaagaagaaggaggaggaccagAAG CCGGCCGTGTCCAAGCTGAGCCCCGAGCTGTCCGACCTGGTGGTCTACACCCGCAGCGTCCCCTTCAGGGGCTTCCAGCAGGCCTCCAGGAGCCCGGCCTCCGACATGTCCTCGTTCTCCGAGAGCGAGGCGCTCCGGCACGCCAAAGACTCCG GGACGCAGTTTGTCCGTCACAACAGCCAGCACCTGAGCAGGGTCTACCCGTCAGGACAGAGGCTCCAGTCCTCCAACTACAACCCTCAGGACATGTGGAACGCCGGCTGCCAGATCG TCGCCTTGAACTTCCAAACGCCGGGCGAGCCGATGGACCTGAACCAGGGCCGCTTCCTGCAGAACGGCCGGTGCGGATACGTCCTGAAGCCCCCCTTCATGTGCCACCATGAGACCACCTTCAACCCGGAGAACGTGGGCGGCGGGCCCGGACACAAGCCCGCCCTGCTCACAGTCCGG gTCATTTCAGCTCAGCAGCTTCCCAAACCAGAGTGGGACAAACCCTCGTCCATCGTGGACCctcaggtctgggtggaggtccaCGGAGTCCCCATcgacaacaacaagaagaagacCCACCACGTGGACAACAACG GCTTCAGTCCTCGCTGGGACTGCACCTTCAACTTCACGGTCCACGTCCCGGACCTGGCTCTGGTCCGCTTCATGGTGGAGGACCACGACTACACGTCCAGTAACGACTTCCTGGGACAGTTCACGCTGCCGTTCTGCAGCCTGCGGACCG GGTACCGCCACGTCCGCCTGCTGAAGCTGGACGGCTCCAGCATCTCCCCGGCGTCGCTCTTCGTCCACATCAAGatcacagcctgcagcagcGCTCCGTCCAAGTCCTCCACCGGGTCCCCCGCCAAGGCCACCACCAAGAGACCCTGA